A portion of the Candidatus Methylomirabilota bacterium genome contains these proteins:
- a CDS encoding 2-oxoglutarate and iron-dependent oxygenase domain-containing protein — translation MNIFKAQAARNLDEVTKAIPVIDFEPAFSGHSGGLEAAATQLRQACERIGFFYVAGHGVPATVVEAAFRASREFHALPLDEKMRLTLNENNIGYLPVNQSMQRHSTVHKATRPNYNESFFISHDRGPDHPDVRAGTPLRGRNQWPRGHEGMRAAMVRYFKALEALGERMLPALARSLDMPADYFAPFFADEAHINLRFLHYPPQETDDDERFGQGPHTDNSFITILAREGGPGLAVRLPGGEWLAPPVIPGTFLVNLGNVTRRWSNDRFLSTPHGVVNDSGTDRYSVAFFYSPNPASVIACLPTCVSADNPPRYAPAVYRDLVLEFYNANYFHQRGYSAAPLPGRG, via the coding sequence ATGAACATCTTCAAGGCCCAGGCGGCCCGGAACCTCGACGAGGTGACGAAGGCGATCCCGGTCATCGACTTCGAGCCCGCGTTCTCGGGCCACTCCGGTGGACTGGAGGCGGCCGCAACGCAGCTGCGGCAGGCCTGCGAACGAATCGGCTTCTTCTACGTGGCCGGCCATGGCGTGCCCGCCACGGTCGTCGAGGCCGCCTTCCGTGCCAGCCGCGAGTTCCACGCCCTGCCTCTGGACGAGAAGATGCGGCTCACGCTCAACGAGAACAACATCGGCTATCTGCCGGTGAATCAGAGCATGCAACGCCACTCCACGGTGCACAAGGCCACGCGGCCGAACTACAACGAGAGCTTCTTCATCAGCCACGACCGGGGGCCGGACCACCCGGACGTCCGGGCCGGCACCCCGCTGCGAGGCCGCAACCAGTGGCCGCGGGGTCACGAGGGGATGCGGGCGGCGATGGTCCGGTACTTCAAGGCGCTGGAGGCGCTGGGGGAGCGGATGCTGCCGGCGCTCGCCCGGTCGCTCGACATGCCGGCCGATTACTTCGCTCCGTTCTTCGCCGACGAGGCGCACATCAATCTACGGTTCCTGCACTACCCGCCTCAGGAGACGGACGACGACGAGCGGTTCGGCCAGGGCCCCCATACCGACAACTCGTTCATCACCATCCTGGCCCGGGAAGGCGGGCCCGGGTTGGCCGTGCGGCTACCCGGCGGCGAGTGGCTGGCTCCGCCGGTGATCCCGGGGACGTTCCTCGTGAACCTGGGCAACGTCACCCGGCGGTGGTCGAATGACCGGTTCCTGTCCACACCTCACGGCGTGGTCAACGACTCGGGGACCGACCGCTACTCCGTCGCCTTCTTCTATAGCCCCAACCCGGCCTCGGTGATCGCGTGTCTGCCGACCTGCGTGAGCGCCGACAACCCGCCACGCTACGCGCCCGCGGTCTACCGGGATCTGGTGCTGGAGTTCTACAACGCCAACTACTTCCACCAGAGAGGCTACAGCGCCGCGCCGCTACCGGGTCGGGGCTGA
- a CDS encoding alpha/beta hydrolase — MRTFVTSDGARLAYRLWRPGPPRRIVVLVHGLASNLTRWSEFVRTTRLRETWDLLRLDLRGFGASLYRGPVGLTVWCRDLEEILTAEQAPPAVVIGHCLGANVALHFAARSPAATRGLVLIEPMFRQALTGLLRVAARLRPAAGALAALVRAGNRLGLYRRQLPALDLEQLDREARVAVAAAGPEAFPEARFSSVREDLKYTPTAVYLAGLLAVTAPLPDLRAIGPPGLALLSTGGKFGDPALTARLLAQLPRGQVRMLQARHWIPTESPVEMRRAIEDWCDGRAGGCRA; from the coding sequence TTGCGCACCTTCGTCACCTCCGACGGCGCGAGGCTGGCCTACCGCCTCTGGCGGCCCGGACCGCCGCGCCGGATCGTCGTGCTGGTCCACGGCCTGGCCAGCAACCTCACCCGCTGGTCCGAGTTCGTGAGGACCACCCGGCTCCGCGAGACCTGGGACCTCCTGCGCCTCGACCTGCGCGGCTTCGGGGCCTCGTTGTACCGGGGCCCGGTCGGACTGACCGTGTGGTGCCGGGATCTCGAAGAGATCCTCACCGCGGAGCAGGCGCCGCCCGCCGTGGTCATCGGGCACTGTCTGGGCGCCAACGTCGCCCTGCACTTCGCGGCCCGCTCACCGGCGGCCACTCGGGGCCTCGTGCTCATCGAGCCGATGTTCCGCCAGGCGCTGACGGGCCTGTTGCGTGTCGCGGCGCGACTGCGGCCGGCCGCGGGGGCGCTGGCGGCGCTGGTGCGTGCCGGCAACCGGCTGGGGCTGTACCGGCGGCAGCTCCCCGCGCTCGACCTCGAGCAGCTCGATCGCGAGGCCCGCGTGGCCGTGGCCGCGGCCGGCCCCGAGGCATTCCCGGAGGCGCGCTTCAGCTCCGTGCGCGAGGATCTGAAGTACACCCCCACGGCGGTGTACCTGGCCGGCTTGCTCGCGGTGACGGCGCCGTTGCCCGATCTCCGCGCCATCGGCCCGCCTGGGCTGGCCCTGCTCTCGACCGGTGGAAAGTTCGGCGATCCTGCGCTCACGGCCCGGCTGCTGGCCCAGCTTCCCCGAGGGCAGGTGAGGATGCTCCAGGCGCGCCACTGGATCCCCACCGAGAGCCCGGTCGAGATGCGGCGGGCGATCGAGGACTGGTGCGACGGCCGGGCGGGGGGGTGCCGCGCTTGA
- a CDS encoding maleylpyruvate isomerase N-terminal domain-containing protein: MFQLVMPATDRRGARARLLGRLDRAWTDFRESYAGLPEASLMEPGVTGDWSVKDVLAHVMTWEAEALKHLPVVLAGGRPPRYARYGGIDAFNAEQTRENRRLSLPEVLRQLDDTHARLVELIRRTPEAHVAHHTRFRRRLRLDTYGHYPEHAAAIRAWRRVKGPRPATLNRRSGRRRRATSAR, encoded by the coding sequence GTGTTTCAGTTAGTGATGCCCGCCACTGACCGTAGGGGTGCCCGGGCGCGCCTACTGGGCCGGCTCGACCGGGCCTGGACCGATTTCCGGGAATCCTATGCCGGCCTGCCGGAGGCGTCGCTGATGGAGCCGGGCGTGACCGGGGACTGGTCCGTGAAGGACGTCCTCGCGCATGTGATGACCTGGGAGGCGGAGGCGCTCAAGCACCTGCCCGTCGTCCTCGCGGGCGGCCGGCCGCCTCGCTACGCGCGATACGGCGGCATCGACGCGTTCAACGCCGAACAGACACGGGAGAATCGGCGCCTCTCATTGCCCGAGGTGCTGAGGCAACTCGACGACACGCACGCCCGCCTCGTCGAGCTGATCCGGCGCACGCCGGAGGCCCACGTCGCGCACCACACGCGCTTTCGCCGCCGCCTGCGCCTGGACACGTATGGTCACTACCCGGAGCACGCCGCCGCCATCCGCGCGTGGCGGCGGGTGAAGGGCCCGCGCCCGGCCACGCTCAATAGGCGGTCAGGCCGCCGTCGACGAGCAACGTCTGCCCGGTGA
- a CDS encoding nitronate monooxygenase, giving the protein MLQTRVTRLLGIEHPIACGGMAGHTSPELAAAVSNGGGLGIHGCSFLSPEQIRRDAARIRELTERPFGLNLLLCFATDEQIGAILEARPPVLSTAWGDPAITTARAAGIITIHQVHRVDEARQAAGAGVQAIVAQGMEGGGHVWHTATLPLVPQVADAVPDVPLLAAGGIADGRGVAAAMMLGADGVLMGTRFLATDEAPIHANYKKAILEADDAATIFTEVGDIARQRQWPGAIGRAIRNPLIDRWHGREEELRATGGAVGKVFEDAKREGRRDEALMFAGQVAGLIQDIRPAGRVVRDIVAEAEAVLRGRPARLLA; this is encoded by the coding sequence ATGTTGCAGACCCGCGTGACCCGGCTGCTCGGCATCGAACACCCGATCGCCTGCGGCGGCATGGCCGGACACACCAGTCCGGAGCTTGCCGCCGCCGTCTCGAACGGCGGCGGGCTGGGCATCCACGGCTGCAGCTTCCTGTCGCCCGAGCAGATCCGCCGCGACGCCGCCCGCATCCGCGAGCTGACCGAGCGGCCCTTCGGGCTCAACCTGCTCCTCTGCTTCGCCACCGACGAGCAGATCGGCGCCATCCTCGAGGCCCGACCCCCCGTCCTGTCGACCGCCTGGGGCGACCCGGCGATCACCACGGCCCGGGCCGCCGGGATCATCACGATCCATCAGGTCCATCGGGTCGACGAGGCTCGGCAGGCGGCGGGCGCCGGCGTCCAGGCCATCGTGGCCCAGGGCATGGAAGGCGGTGGTCACGTCTGGCACACGGCCACGCTGCCGCTGGTGCCCCAGGTCGCCGATGCGGTCCCCGATGTCCCGTTACTGGCCGCCGGCGGGATCGCGGACGGGCGGGGCGTCGCCGCGGCGATGATGCTGGGGGCCGACGGCGTGCTCATGGGCACGCGCTTCCTGGCCACCGACGAAGCGCCGATCCACGCCAACTACAAGAAGGCGATCCTGGAGGCCGACGACGCGGCGACGATCTTCACCGAGGTCGGGGACATCGCCCGGCAGCGGCAGTGGCCCGGCGCGATCGGCCGCGCGATCCGCAATCCGCTGATCGACCGGTGGCACGGGCGCGAGGAGGAGCTGCGGGCCACGGGTGGTGCCGTCGGCAAGGTCTTCGAAGACGCCAAGCGCGAGGGCCGTCGCGACGAGGCGCTCATGTTCGCCGGACAGGTGGCGGGGCTCATCCAGGACATCCGGCCCGCCGGCCGGGTCGTGCGAGACATCGTCGCCGAAGCCGAGGCGGTGTTGCGGGGTCGCCCGGCCAGGCTCCTCGCCTAG
- a CDS encoding type II toxin-antitoxin system VapC family toxin produces MILVDSSGWIEYLAGRPRADRFARYIEGRDSLLVSVIAVYEVYKVIRRDLSEERAVEAVSVLRRATIAPVDEPLALEAADLSLAHGLAMADSLVYATARRFGATLVTGDTDFTGLPDTVVVR; encoded by the coding sequence CTGATCCTGGTCGACTCGAGCGGCTGGATCGAGTATCTGGCCGGCCGGCCCCGGGCGGACCGCTTCGCCAGGTACATCGAGGGGCGCGACTCGCTGCTGGTCTCCGTGATCGCGGTCTACGAGGTGTACAAGGTGATCCGTCGTGACCTGAGCGAAGAGCGGGCGGTGGAAGCCGTCTCGGTGCTCAGACGGGCGACCATCGCGCCGGTGGACGAGCCCCTCGCGCTGGAGGCCGCCGACCTGTCGCTCGCCCACGGTCTGGCCATGGCCGACTCGCTGGTGTACGCGACCGCCCGCCGTTTCGGCGCGACCCTCGTCACCGGCGACACCGATTTCACGGGACTCCCCGACACGGTCGTAGTCCGCTGA
- a CDS encoding VOC family protein yields MTVRLDHTIVPAKDKMASAEFFAGIFGLEVRPGHFAQVQVNESLTLDFADEPDVQESHHYAFHVSDEEFDAIFGRVKARGLAYGSGPYSHTDGRINRRRGGRGFYFEDPNGHLLEVMTVPETGSRP; encoded by the coding sequence ATGACGGTTCGGTTGGATCATACGATCGTGCCGGCCAAAGACAAGATGGCCTCGGCCGAGTTCTTCGCCGGGATCTTCGGCCTCGAGGTCAGACCGGGGCACTTCGCGCAGGTCCAGGTCAACGAAAGCCTCACGTTGGACTTCGCCGACGAGCCCGACGTCCAGGAGAGCCATCACTATGCCTTCCACGTCAGCGACGAGGAGTTCGACGCGATCTTCGGCCGGGTGAAAGCCAGGGGCCTCGCCTACGGCAGCGGCCCGTACAGCCACACCGACGGCCGGATCAACAGACGCCGGGGCGGGCGGGGGTTCTACTTCGAGGATCCCAACGGGCACCTGCTGGAAGTGATGACCGTGCCCGAGACGGGGAGCCGGCCATGA
- a CDS encoding hydantoinase B/oxoprolinase family protein: MTPALEPVMLEVYKNLFQGIVDEAGQMIMRAAHTVFIKETQDFVVTLATPDGEAFAASRRLGIWLAVGLPLRAALQASGPPREGDVYISNDPEATRGLVTHLPDHFVWRPVFHRGELVCYAVAFVHLTDVGGLAPGSVQPSAGEQLQEGLIIPPTRLVAQGELNEALLALMAANSRSPRQNRGDLCALLSAVDTAARRVLDLIDKEGLDNVRAGMAGVLDYAELQARQVFRTIPDGTYGFADYLEGDVVPGGRPVRIKLELVARDGALTLDFSQTDPQVRAALNIPTYSQDGHYLIVIGVVNFLRSVSPDITYNSGLVRPVRLVASPGSLLNPEPGAPCGARQATFFRVAEVIMGALAQAIPDRIPAAGCGQGSILFVAVPDFSTGRSRVSIVQPLVGGSGGRPAMDGTDGVDFNTGFYRNIPTEVLESDMPLIVERYGLRPDSGGAGRFRGGLGLTYVLTVLPPEAVLTSRGMERYVFQPWGREGGRPGANGRTTLVAGDGSCTELGKIDVLRLPPRSTLAVETAGGGGFGDPFARDPALVLADVLDGLVSPEQARQHYGVAIVDGHTDEAATLELRRAVRPACQRFDFGPSRLAHDRDWPDALQSAINRLTEGLAPSPRQFVRARLIEACARSRARGELVDDVRLRESYQRVLDELEVPLLESL, from the coding sequence ATGACGCCGGCGCTCGAGCCCGTCATGCTCGAGGTCTACAAGAACCTGTTCCAGGGGATCGTCGATGAAGCCGGCCAGATGATCATGCGCGCGGCCCACACGGTGTTCATCAAGGAGACGCAGGACTTCGTGGTCACGCTGGCCACCCCGGACGGTGAGGCCTTCGCGGCGTCGCGACGGCTGGGGATCTGGCTGGCCGTGGGCCTGCCCCTGCGCGCGGCGTTGCAGGCCTCGGGGCCACCGCGCGAGGGCGACGTCTACATCAGCAACGATCCGGAGGCCACCCGGGGCCTCGTCACGCATCTGCCCGATCACTTCGTGTGGCGGCCCGTGTTCCATCGCGGCGAGCTGGTGTGCTATGCGGTGGCCTTCGTCCACCTCACCGACGTGGGCGGGCTGGCCCCGGGCAGCGTGCAGCCCTCGGCCGGTGAGCAGCTGCAGGAAGGCCTGATCATTCCGCCCACCCGGCTGGTCGCCCAGGGCGAGCTCAACGAAGCGCTGCTGGCCCTCATGGCCGCCAACTCCCGCAGCCCCCGCCAGAACCGCGGCGACCTCTGCGCCCTGCTGAGCGCGGTCGACACGGCGGCCCGGCGCGTGCTCGACCTCATCGACAAGGAGGGGCTGGACAATGTCCGCGCGGGCATGGCCGGCGTGCTGGACTACGCCGAGCTGCAGGCCCGGCAGGTGTTCCGCACCATCCCGGACGGGACGTACGGCTTCGCCGACTACCTGGAGGGCGACGTGGTGCCCGGGGGCCGCCCGGTGCGGATCAAGCTCGAGCTGGTCGCGCGGGACGGCGCGCTGACGCTCGACTTCTCCCAGACCGATCCCCAGGTGCGGGCGGCCCTCAACATCCCGACCTACAGCCAGGATGGCCACTATCTGATCGTGATCGGCGTCGTGAACTTCCTGCGCTCGGTGAGTCCCGACATCACCTACAACTCCGGCCTCGTGCGACCCGTGCGGCTGGTGGCGTCGCCGGGCAGCCTGCTGAACCCCGAGCCCGGCGCTCCCTGCGGCGCCCGGCAGGCGACGTTCTTCCGCGTGGCCGAGGTGATCATGGGCGCCCTGGCCCAGGCCATTCCCGACCGGATTCCCGCGGCTGGCTGCGGGCAGGGCTCCATTCTCTTCGTGGCCGTGCCCGACTTCTCGACCGGCCGCTCGCGGGTCAGCATCGTGCAGCCCCTCGTCGGCGGCTCGGGCGGGCGGCCCGCGATGGACGGCACCGACGGCGTGGATTTCAACACCGGGTTCTACCGCAACATCCCGACCGAGGTTCTGGAGTCCGACATGCCGCTGATCGTCGAGCGCTACGGGCTACGCCCCGATTCCGGCGGCGCCGGCAGGTTCCGCGGAGGCCTGGGGCTCACGTACGTCTTGACGGTCCTGCCGCCGGAAGCGGTGCTCACCTCGCGGGGCATGGAGCGCTACGTCTTCCAGCCGTGGGGCCGGGAAGGTGGGCGGCCCGGCGCCAACGGCCGCACGACGCTGGTGGCCGGCGACGGCTCGTGTACTGAGCTCGGGAAGATCGACGTCCTACGCCTGCCGCCCCGCTCGACGCTGGCCGTCGAGACGGCGGGCGGCGGCGGCTTCGGCGATCCATTCGCCCGCGACCCGGCTTTAGTGTTGGCCGACGTGCTCGACGGCCTGGTCTCCCCGGAGCAGGCCCGCCAGCACTACGGTGTCGCCATCGTGGACGGGCACACCGACGAGGCGGCGACGCTCGAGCTGCGGCGAGCGGTCCGGCCTGCCTGCCAGCGGTTCGACTTCGGGCCGAGTCGGCTGGCCCATGACCGCGACTGGCCCGATGCGCTGCAGAGCGCGATCAACCGGTTGACGGAGGGCCTGGCGCCGTCGCCGCGACAGTTCGTGCGGGCGCGCTTGATCGAGGCGTGCGCGCGGAGCCGCGCCCGGGGGGAGTTGGTCGACGACGTCCGGCTGCGGGAGAGCTATCAGCGGGTGCTGGACGAGCTGGAAGTTCCCCTGCTCGAGAGCCTCTAG
- a CDS encoding hydantoinase/oxoprolinase family protein — MDETTGAFVGAKTPSRPAEPERAILEGLRELLAREGVAPGDVASFVHGSTLGLNTLIQRSGAPTGLLVTEGFRDVLEIRRLRLPGAPSFYAERPRPLVPRRHVREVRERILTNGRIYRPLDVEQAVQAAAELRAAGVEALAICFLHAYRNPAHEEQAAAAVRRAFSDLYVCTSSEVWPQQREYERALVTVMNAHIGPRLRDYFAGLQRELTALGLVCPLLSTKSNGGVTTARQAARAPIETVLSGPAAGVIAAAHLGRLTGRRKLIALDMGGTSADISIVDGAVGYSTESHVGDFPLIVPAVDVTSIGAGGGSIAWADGAGVLKVGPHSAGADPGPACYGRGGKEATVTDAYVLSGLIDPEGFLGGRLPLSRELAERALADLGQRLGLGPAQVAAGILRVATANMYAEFLPLMAQHGVDHREFALLAYGGAGPTHAFLLAREVGIDTVIVPPSPGTLCALGCLVADLRADYVRTVYAHLDEPSLERLTSVLDELERAAGAWLEEEGVAARDRQLVRSADARYQGQSFELTVTLRQGGRAGLQELPELLRARHHAVYGFADDSGAVEVINLRVQAVGAVARPDRLAPHADGAEGRLTPPDRRRAIMLDGRELTASVHRRRELTPGASLAGPAIIVQYDTTVVVPPGFRITVDSWLNIVGEKR; from the coding sequence ATGGACGAGACGACCGGCGCGTTCGTCGGCGCCAAGACACCGTCGCGGCCGGCTGAGCCCGAGCGGGCGATCCTCGAGGGCCTGCGTGAGTTGCTGGCGCGCGAGGGCGTGGCCCCGGGAGACGTCGCCTCGTTCGTGCACGGCAGCACGCTCGGCCTCAACACGCTCATCCAGCGCTCCGGCGCGCCGACGGGGCTGCTGGTGACCGAGGGCTTCCGGGACGTGCTGGAGATCCGCCGGCTGCGCCTGCCCGGCGCGCCCAGCTTCTATGCCGAGCGCCCGCGCCCGCTGGTGCCTCGTCGCCACGTGCGGGAGGTCAGGGAGCGCATCCTCACCAACGGACGGATCTACCGGCCGCTGGACGTCGAGCAGGCGGTGCAGGCCGCCGCCGAGCTGCGGGCAGCAGGCGTCGAGGCGCTGGCGATCTGCTTCCTGCACGCCTACCGCAACCCCGCGCACGAGGAGCAAGCCGCGGCGGCCGTCCGTCGCGCCTTCTCCGACCTCTACGTGTGTACGTCCTCGGAGGTCTGGCCCCAGCAGCGCGAGTACGAGCGGGCCCTGGTCACGGTGATGAACGCGCACATCGGCCCGCGCCTGCGCGACTACTTCGCCGGCCTGCAGCGCGAGCTCACCGCGCTGGGCCTGGTCTGCCCCCTGCTGAGCACGAAGTCCAACGGCGGCGTCACGACCGCCCGCCAGGCGGCCCGGGCGCCCATCGAGACCGTGCTGAGCGGCCCCGCCGCCGGCGTGATCGCGGCCGCCCACCTCGGCCGGCTCACCGGGCGGCGCAAGCTGATCGCGCTGGACATGGGCGGGACCAGCGCCGACATCTCGATCGTCGACGGTGCCGTGGGCTATTCCACCGAGAGCCATGTCGGGGATTTCCCGCTCATCGTTCCCGCCGTCGACGTGACCTCCATCGGCGCCGGCGGCGGCTCCATCGCCTGGGCCGACGGCGCCGGCGTACTGAAGGTCGGCCCGCACAGCGCGGGCGCCGACCCCGGCCCGGCCTGCTACGGGCGAGGCGGCAAGGAGGCCACTGTCACCGACGCCTACGTCCTCAGCGGACTCATCGATCCGGAGGGCTTCCTGGGCGGCCGGCTGCCCCTGTCGCGCGAGCTCGCCGAGCGCGCCCTCGCCGATCTCGGCCAGCGTCTGGGGCTCGGGCCGGCGCAGGTCGCGGCCGGCATCCTGCGCGTGGCCACGGCCAACATGTACGCCGAGTTCCTGCCCCTCATGGCCCAGCACGGCGTCGATCACCGGGAATTCGCTTTGCTCGCGTACGGCGGGGCCGGCCCCACGCACGCGTTCCTGCTCGCCCGGGAGGTCGGGATCGACACGGTCATCGTGCCGCCCAGTCCCGGGACGCTGTGCGCTCTGGGGTGCCTGGTCGCCGACCTGCGAGCCGATTACGTGAGGACTGTCTACGCCCATTTGGACGAGCCCTCCCTCGAGCGCCTGACCTCGGTGCTGGACGAGCTCGAGCGCGCGGCGGGAGCCTGGCTCGAGGAGGAGGGCGTGGCGGCGCGCGATCGTCAGCTCGTCCGGTCGGCCGACGCGCGCTACCAGGGCCAATCGTTCGAGCTCACGGTGACGCTCCGTCAGGGGGGCCGGGCCGGCCTGCAGGAGCTGCCGGAGCTGCTTCGGGCCCGCCACCACGCCGTCTACGGCTTCGCCGATGACAGCGGCGCGGTGGAGGTGATCAATCTCAGGGTGCAGGCGGTGGGGGCGGTGGCCCGGCCCGACCGGCTGGCGCCGCACGCCGACGGCGCCGAGGGCCGCCTGACGCCTCCGGATCGTCGGCGTGCCATCATGCTCGATGGCCGCGAGCTCACGGCCAGCGTTCACCGCCGCCGCGAGCTCACGCCCGGCGCGTCGCTGGCCGGCCCCGCGATCATCGTCCAGTACGACACGACGGTGGTCGTCCCGCCCGGCTTTCGCATCACGGTCGATTCCTGGCTCAACATCGTGGGGGAGAAGCGATGA
- a CDS encoding peroxiredoxin — MPAIKEGGKAPSFTLEDGAGQRVSLGDFKGQDVVVYFYPRDDTPGCTKEACGFRDLWKDLQRAGVVVLGVSADSPASHEKFASKYKLPFRLLSDPERKVMQAWGAYGDKVMYGKKTKGVIRSTVWIGPDGVVRKHWARVRDAATHPAEVLEAIRGRSG; from the coding sequence ATGCCGGCCATCAAGGAAGGCGGCAAGGCGCCGAGCTTCACCCTCGAGGACGGCGCGGGCCAGCGCGTGAGCCTCGGCGACTTCAAGGGCCAGGACGTCGTGGTGTACTTCTATCCTCGAGACGACACGCCCGGCTGCACCAAGGAGGCCTGCGGATTCCGCGACCTCTGGAAGGACTTGCAGCGTGCGGGCGTCGTCGTCCTCGGGGTCTCCGCCGACTCGCCGGCATCGCACGAGAAGTTCGCGAGCAAGTACAAGCTGCCCTTCCGTCTCCTGTCCGATCCCGAGCGCAAGGTGATGCAGGCCTGGGGCGCCTACGGCGACAAAGTGATGTACGGCAAGAAAACCAAGGGGGTGATCCGCTCCACGGTGTGGATCGGCCCGGACGGCGTGGTCCGCAAGCACTGGGCGCGCGTCAGGGACGCGGCCACCCATCCCGCGGAGGTGCTCGAAGCGATCCGCGGACGATCGGGGTGA
- a CDS encoding peroxiredoxin, producing MAIKVGDRLPDGTLTELIDTERPGCTIGPNNFSVSEQAKGKRIAILAVPGAFTPTCSAKHLPSYVQNADTLKTKGVDEIWCIAVNDAFVMGAWGKDQKAGGKVRMMADGSATYTRALGLDMDLTPRGLGVRSQRYSMLVEDGVVKALNVEQPGKYEVSSAEALLQKL from the coding sequence ATGGCGATCAAAGTGGGCGACCGACTCCCCGATGGAACCCTGACGGAGCTGATCGACACGGAGCGGCCAGGCTGCACCATCGGCCCCAACAACTTCTCGGTGAGCGAGCAGGCCAAGGGCAAGCGCATCGCTATCCTGGCCGTGCCCGGGGCCTTCACGCCGACGTGCTCGGCCAAGCACCTGCCCAGCTACGTGCAGAACGCCGACACGCTCAAGACCAAGGGCGTGGACGAGATCTGGTGCATCGCCGTGAACGATGCCTTCGTGATGGGGGCCTGGGGCAAGGACCAGAAGGCCGGCGGCAAGGTGCGGATGATGGCCGACGGCAGCGCCACCTACACCAGGGCCCTCGGCCTGGACATGGATCTGACCCCCCGCGGCCTGGGCGTGCGCTCGCAGCGCTACTCCATGCTCGTGGAGGACGGCGTCGTCAAAGCGCTCAACGTGGAGCAGCCGGGCAAGTACGAGGTGAGCAGCGCCGAGGCCCTGTTGCAGAAGCTCTGA
- a CDS encoding AbrB/MazE/SpoVT family DNA-binding domain-containing protein, with amino-acid sequence MESVTLSTKFQLVLPRGARERLRLRPGMRITVLDKGGVIFLVPERPLRAYRGIARGVSVKGLREKKDRL; translated from the coding sequence ATGGAGTCCGTCACCCTGTCGACCAAGTTTCAGCTCGTCTTGCCGCGGGGGGCGCGGGAGCGTCTTCGCCTCCGGCCCGGGATGCGGATCACGGTCCTCGACAAGGGGGGAGTCATTTTCCTGGTGCCGGAGCGCCCACTGCGGGCGTACCGCGGCATCGCCCGGGGAGTGAGCGTCAAGGGCCTGCGCGAGAAGAAGGACCGGCTCTGA
- a CDS encoding SDR family oxidoreductase: MAAPGSPSRPRAFVSGASYGIGAATAVALARDGFDVAVSELRPDDLTVTVKAITEAGGRAVPVALDLRSLSSIQHAMGEVLTAFGGLDALVNNAGVPLTRPAVEVSESEWDDVLGVNLRGTFFLSQQMGRHLIGSGRPGSITSIASTHGVVGIADRSTYGIAKAGIIQMTRMLAIEWARHGIRVNAVAPGTVETPSRAAVYAADPQRRELMINRVPLRRFGTADEMAAAVCYLASPRAAYITGQTLLVDGGLTAY; the protein is encoded by the coding sequence ATGGCGGCGCCGGGCTCGCCGTCCCGGCCGCGGGCCTTCGTCAGCGGCGCCTCGTACGGGATCGGAGCCGCCACCGCGGTGGCCCTGGCCCGCGATGGGTTCGACGTGGCCGTCTCCGAGCTGCGCCCGGACGACCTCACGGTCACGGTGAAGGCGATCACCGAAGCGGGCGGGCGGGCGGTCCCGGTCGCCCTCGACCTGCGCTCGCTATCCAGCATCCAGCACGCCATGGGCGAGGTACTTACCGCCTTCGGCGGTCTCGACGCCCTGGTCAACAATGCCGGGGTTCCCCTGACCCGACCAGCGGTCGAGGTCAGCGAGAGCGAGTGGGACGACGTGCTCGGGGTGAATCTGCGCGGGACGTTCTTCCTCAGCCAGCAGATGGGTCGTCACCTGATCGGCAGCGGGCGGCCGGGCAGCATCACCAGCATCGCCTCGACCCACGGCGTGGTCGGCATCGCCGACCGTTCCACCTACGGCATCGCCAAGGCCGGGATCATCCAGATGACCCGCATGCTGGCCATCGAATGGGCGCGGCACGGCATCCGGGTCAACGCGGTGGCGCCGGGAACGGTGGAGACGCCGTCCCGGGCCGCGGTCTACGCCGCCGACCCCCAGCGCCGGGAGCTCATGATCAACCGGGTGCCGCTCAGGCGCTTCGGCACGGCCGACGAGATGGCGGCGGCGGTCTGTTACCTGGCCAGCCCTCGCGCGGCATACATCACCGGGCAGACGTTGCTCGTCGACGGCGGCCTGACCGCCTATTGA